Proteins co-encoded in one Lagopus muta isolate bLagMut1 chromosome 25, bLagMut1 primary, whole genome shotgun sequence genomic window:
- the NBR1 gene encoding next to BRCA1 gene 1 protein isoform X4, whose protein sequence is MSLLVHICVYLFNVSVNSKEEYEEALKIAVKQGNQLQMNVYKESSPLKETSSCSWQLHEKTVTEKLAVLKDELTAQQKLNHNRTGRTNESPPEWFTSYLETFREQVVKETVEKLEQKLYEKLIQHNQSSEFSESCITTAPPSSETQTRNGSQPDWLISCCNCQARIVGVRYQCSLCPAYNICEQCEAGMYAHDPNHILLKLRRPMLCIAENYDVAQFSPCQPTTLEQVRLQKQIDKRFLKAEKQRLRAEKKQRKAEVRELKKQLKLHRKIHLWNSVPVLETSGSPTLKPENLQHSTIPSLSQHFQAVVPTLSAVFVDENLPDGTRLQPGTKFIKHWRMKNTGNVEWSSDTKLKLMWGNLTLASSEKKDVLVPSISTGQVGTVSVEFVAPTIEGTYTSHWRLSHRGEQFGPRIWCSIVVDPSPATDSLENSWKDFGKDNISSNKQDAYLKTERNAHVTGEIVEQAEISLPTCPLKMKNLASEREFYIPSVDLLTAQDLLSFELLDINIVQELERVPHNTPVDMTPCMSPLPHDSLLLEKPGLGQIEEENEGSGFKPMSGTCMVKMKTEHPLNQEEGEEDMSGTQFVCETVIRSLTLDAAPDHKPPQKNKSLKNSLQTFQDAFSCNVINEETSKIKTQSVSKKESKIHQSEAMAENGSDELLLSDERTDCITVRFDEDEGDDKDDVQSQGSSSSSEDYIIILPECFDTSRPLGESMYSSALSQPSLEKTGESETGAGNSEGERHPQMHSIGEVLTTSQTLAVVPLASEVVDTLPQTERNLASLQNHIFQEPNIPPSENVSSTPYNQIREEPSGEDRHESESSVFLTSIRKGSEHARHPQGGSIAGDLVKGALSVAASAYKALFAGPPITEQPAATEERTAALLSSLCEMGFCDSQLNLRLLKKHNNNMVQVVTELLQISNGDWYSNRC, encoded by the exons ATGTCTCTCCTTGTCCACATATGTGTATACCTGTTTAAT GTGTCTGTAAATAGCAAAG aggaATACGAAGAAGCTCTGAAG ATTGCAGTTAAACAAGGAAATCAACTTCAGATGAATGTGTATAAAGAAAGCTCTCCTCTGAAAGAAACTTCATCTTGTTCTTGGCAACTGCATGAAAAAACAGTCACAGAGAAGTTGGCGGTTCTTAAAGATGAGCTGACAGCTCAG CAGAAGTTAAATCACAATAGAACaggaagaacaaatgaaagTCCTCCAGAATGGTTTACTAGCTACTTGGAAACA ttCAGGGAACAAGTGGTGAAGGAAACTGTTGAAAAACTAGAGCAGAAACTATATGAGAAGCTTATTCAGCACAATCAGTCTTCAGAATTCTCCGAGAGCTGTATTACAACAGCACCTCCCAGTTCAGAGACCCAAACAAGGAATGGTAGTCAACCTGACTGGCTAATCTCCTGCTGCAACTGCCAGGCTCGAATTGTTGGAGTTCGCTACCAGTGCAG TCTCTGTCCAGCCTACAATATTTGTGAGCAGTGTGAAGCAGGAATGTATGCGCACGATCCTAATCATATATTGCTAAAGCTACGAAGACCTATGCTATGTATTGCTGAAAACTATGATGTTGCACAGTTTTCTCCTTGCCAGCCCACTACTCTGGAGCAAGTTAG GCTCCAGAAGCAGATAGACAAAAGATTTctgaaggcagaaaagcagaggttacgagcagagaagaaacagcGAAAGGCAGAGGTCCGAGAGCTCAAAAAGCAGCTAAAGTTGCACAGGAAAATTCATCTGTGGAACTCTGTCCCTGTATTGGAAACCAGTGGCTCGCCAACTCTGAAGCCAGAAAATCTCCAACACAGTACCATACC GAGTCTCAGTCAACACTTCCAAGCAGTTGTCCCAACACTGAGTGCAGTTTTTGTGGATGAGAATTTGCCAGATGGGACTCGCTTGCAGCCAGGAACAAAGTTCATCAAGCACTGGCGAATGAAAAATACTGGCAATGTGGAATGGAGCTCAGACACAAAG ctgAAACTTATGTGGGGAAATCTCACTTTGGCATCTTCTGAGAAAAAGGATGTGTTGGTACCATCCATATCAACAGGACAAGTTGGGACTGTTTCAGTTGAGTTTGTGGCTCCCACTATAGAAGGAACTTATACCTCTCACTGGAGGCTGTCACACAGAGGGGAACAGTTTGGACCTAGAATCTGGTGCAGTATTGTTGTGGATCCCTCCCCAGCTACTGACTCTTTAGAAAACAGTTGGAAGGATTTTGGTAAAGATAATATATCCAGTAACAAACAG GATGCTTActtgaagacagaaagaaatgctcACGTTACAGGTGAAATTGTGGAACAGGCTGAGATATCTCTGCCAACTTGtcctttgaagatgaaaaatctAGCCAGTGAGAGAGAATTCTATATCCCATCTGTTGATCTTCTCACTGCACAG GATTTGCTGTCCTTTGAGCTATTGGACATCAATATTGTACAGGAATTGGAGCGAGTGCCACACAATACTCCTGTTG ACATGACTCCATGCATGTCCCCTTTGCCACATGATAGCCTCTTGCTAGAGAAACCTGGCTTAGGTCAGATAGAGGAGGAAAATGAGGGGAGTGGATTTAAACCAATGTCTG GTACTTGTAtggtgaaaatgaaaactgaacatCCACTGAACCaagaagaaggggaagaagatATGAGCGGGACTCAGTTTGTCTGCGAAACTGTAATTCGCTCTCTGACTCTGGATGCTGCACCTGACCATAAGCCcccacaaaaaaataaatccctgaAGA ATTCTTTGCAAACATTCCAAGACGCTTTCAGTTGTAATGTGATAAATGAAGAAACTTCTAAGATAAAAACTCAGTCTGTTTCTAAAAAGGAATCAAAGATCCATCAGTCAGAGGCAATGGCAGAAAATGGCAGTG ATGAGCTTCTACTATCTGATGAGAGAACAGACTGCATTACTGTCAGATTTGACGAAGATGAAGGTGATGATAAAGATGATGTTCAAAGTCAAGGCTCGTCATCTTCATCAGAGGATTATATCATTATTCTCCCTGAGTGCTTTGATACCAGCCGTCCTTTAGGGGAGTCCATGTATAGTTCAGCTCTTTCTCAGCCCAGCCTGGAAAAGACAGGAGAATCTGAAACAGGGGCAGGGAATTCAGAAGGGGAAAGGCACCCACAGATGCACAGCATCGGTGAAGTTTTGACAACTTCACAAACACTGGCTGTAGTACCGTTGGCCTCGGAAGTTGTGGACACCTTACCCCAGACAGAAAG aaatcttgCATCTCTTCAGAATCATATCTTCCAAGAGCCAAACATACCACCTTCAGAGAACGTCTCTTCCACTCCTTATAATCAAATAAGAGAAG aacCTAGTGGTGAAGACAGGCATGAATCAGAATCTTCTGTATTTCTAACTAGTATCCGGAAGGGCTCAGAACATGCAAG GCACCCACAAGGAGGCAGTATTGCAGGAGATCTAGTTAAAGGAGCTTTGTCAGTTGCTGCCTCTGCCTACAAAGCATTATTCGCTGGACCACCCATTACAGAACAG CCTGCAGCCACAGAAGAGCGCACTGCTGCTCTTCTATCCAGTCTGTGTGAGATGGGATTCTGTGACAGCCAGTTAAACCTGCGACTGCTGAAGAAGCACAACAATAATATGGTTCAGGTGGTAACTGAATTGCTTCAAATTAGTAATGGTGACTGGTATAGCAACAGATGCTGA
- the NBR1 gene encoding next to BRCA1 gene 1 protein isoform X3: MSGCLQKHFRERFCPYFPAIMSLLVHICVYLFNVSVNSKEEYEEALKIAVKQGNQLQMNVYKESSPLKETSSCSWQLHEKTVTEKLAVLKDELTAQQKLNHNRTGRTNESPPEWFTSYLETFREQVVKETVEKLEQKLYEKLIQHNQSSEFSESCITTAPPSSETQTRNGSQPDWLISCCNCQARIVGVRYQCSLCPAYNICEQCEAGMYAHDPNHILLKLRRPMLCIAENYDVAQFSPCQPTTLEQVRLQKQIDKRFLKAEKQRLRAEKKQRKAEVRELKKQLKLHRKIHLWNSVPVLETSGSPTLKPENLQHSTIPSLSQHFQAVVPTLSAVFVDENLPDGTRLQPGTKFIKHWRMKNTGNVEWSSDTKLKLMWGNLTLASSEKKDVLVPSISTGQVGTVSVEFVAPTIEGTYTSHWRLSHRGEQFGPRIWCSIVVDPSPATDSLENSWKDFGKDNISSNKQDAYLKTERNAHVTGEIVEQAEISLPTCPLKMKNLASEREFYIPSVDLLTAQDLLSFELLDINIVQELERVPHNTPVDMTPCMSPLPHDSLLLEKPGLGQIEEENEGSGFKPMSGTCMVKMKTEHPLNQEEGEEDMSGTQFVCETVIRSLTLDAAPDHKPPQKNKSLKNSLQTFQDAFSCNVINEETSKIKTQSVSKKESKIHQSEAMAENGSDELLLSDERTDCITVRFDEDEGDDKDDVQSQGSSSSSEDYIIILPECFDTSRPLGESMYSSALSQPSLEKTGESETGAGNSEGERHPQMHSIGEVLTTSQTLAVVPLASEVVDTLPQTERNLASLQNHIFQEPNIPPSENVSSTPYNQIREEPSGEDRHESESSVFLTSIRKGSEHARHPQGGSIAGDLVKGALSVAASAYKALFAGPPITEQPAATEERTAALLSSLCEMGFCDSQLNLRLLKKHNNNMVQVVTELLQISNGDWYSNRC, translated from the exons ATGTCAGGATGTTTGCAGAAACATTTCAGGGAAAGATTCTGTCCTTATTTTCCAGCCATTATGTCTCTCCTTGTCCACATATGTGTATACCTGTTTAAT GTGTCTGTAAATAGCAAAG aggaATACGAAGAAGCTCTGAAG ATTGCAGTTAAACAAGGAAATCAACTTCAGATGAATGTGTATAAAGAAAGCTCTCCTCTGAAAGAAACTTCATCTTGTTCTTGGCAACTGCATGAAAAAACAGTCACAGAGAAGTTGGCGGTTCTTAAAGATGAGCTGACAGCTCAG CAGAAGTTAAATCACAATAGAACaggaagaacaaatgaaagTCCTCCAGAATGGTTTACTAGCTACTTGGAAACA ttCAGGGAACAAGTGGTGAAGGAAACTGTTGAAAAACTAGAGCAGAAACTATATGAGAAGCTTATTCAGCACAATCAGTCTTCAGAATTCTCCGAGAGCTGTATTACAACAGCACCTCCCAGTTCAGAGACCCAAACAAGGAATGGTAGTCAACCTGACTGGCTAATCTCCTGCTGCAACTGCCAGGCTCGAATTGTTGGAGTTCGCTACCAGTGCAG TCTCTGTCCAGCCTACAATATTTGTGAGCAGTGTGAAGCAGGAATGTATGCGCACGATCCTAATCATATATTGCTAAAGCTACGAAGACCTATGCTATGTATTGCTGAAAACTATGATGTTGCACAGTTTTCTCCTTGCCAGCCCACTACTCTGGAGCAAGTTAG GCTCCAGAAGCAGATAGACAAAAGATTTctgaaggcagaaaagcagaggttacgagcagagaagaaacagcGAAAGGCAGAGGTCCGAGAGCTCAAAAAGCAGCTAAAGTTGCACAGGAAAATTCATCTGTGGAACTCTGTCCCTGTATTGGAAACCAGTGGCTCGCCAACTCTGAAGCCAGAAAATCTCCAACACAGTACCATACC GAGTCTCAGTCAACACTTCCAAGCAGTTGTCCCAACACTGAGTGCAGTTTTTGTGGATGAGAATTTGCCAGATGGGACTCGCTTGCAGCCAGGAACAAAGTTCATCAAGCACTGGCGAATGAAAAATACTGGCAATGTGGAATGGAGCTCAGACACAAAG ctgAAACTTATGTGGGGAAATCTCACTTTGGCATCTTCTGAGAAAAAGGATGTGTTGGTACCATCCATATCAACAGGACAAGTTGGGACTGTTTCAGTTGAGTTTGTGGCTCCCACTATAGAAGGAACTTATACCTCTCACTGGAGGCTGTCACACAGAGGGGAACAGTTTGGACCTAGAATCTGGTGCAGTATTGTTGTGGATCCCTCCCCAGCTACTGACTCTTTAGAAAACAGTTGGAAGGATTTTGGTAAAGATAATATATCCAGTAACAAACAG GATGCTTActtgaagacagaaagaaatgctcACGTTACAGGTGAAATTGTGGAACAGGCTGAGATATCTCTGCCAACTTGtcctttgaagatgaaaaatctAGCCAGTGAGAGAGAATTCTATATCCCATCTGTTGATCTTCTCACTGCACAG GATTTGCTGTCCTTTGAGCTATTGGACATCAATATTGTACAGGAATTGGAGCGAGTGCCACACAATACTCCTGTTG ACATGACTCCATGCATGTCCCCTTTGCCACATGATAGCCTCTTGCTAGAGAAACCTGGCTTAGGTCAGATAGAGGAGGAAAATGAGGGGAGTGGATTTAAACCAATGTCTG GTACTTGTAtggtgaaaatgaaaactgaacatCCACTGAACCaagaagaaggggaagaagatATGAGCGGGACTCAGTTTGTCTGCGAAACTGTAATTCGCTCTCTGACTCTGGATGCTGCACCTGACCATAAGCCcccacaaaaaaataaatccctgaAGA ATTCTTTGCAAACATTCCAAGACGCTTTCAGTTGTAATGTGATAAATGAAGAAACTTCTAAGATAAAAACTCAGTCTGTTTCTAAAAAGGAATCAAAGATCCATCAGTCAGAGGCAATGGCAGAAAATGGCAGTG ATGAGCTTCTACTATCTGATGAGAGAACAGACTGCATTACTGTCAGATTTGACGAAGATGAAGGTGATGATAAAGATGATGTTCAAAGTCAAGGCTCGTCATCTTCATCAGAGGATTATATCATTATTCTCCCTGAGTGCTTTGATACCAGCCGTCCTTTAGGGGAGTCCATGTATAGTTCAGCTCTTTCTCAGCCCAGCCTGGAAAAGACAGGAGAATCTGAAACAGGGGCAGGGAATTCAGAAGGGGAAAGGCACCCACAGATGCACAGCATCGGTGAAGTTTTGACAACTTCACAAACACTGGCTGTAGTACCGTTGGCCTCGGAAGTTGTGGACACCTTACCCCAGACAGAAAG aaatcttgCATCTCTTCAGAATCATATCTTCCAAGAGCCAAACATACCACCTTCAGAGAACGTCTCTTCCACTCCTTATAATCAAATAAGAGAAG aacCTAGTGGTGAAGACAGGCATGAATCAGAATCTTCTGTATTTCTAACTAGTATCCGGAAGGGCTCAGAACATGCAAG GCACCCACAAGGAGGCAGTATTGCAGGAGATCTAGTTAAAGGAGCTTTGTCAGTTGCTGCCTCTGCCTACAAAGCATTATTCGCTGGACCACCCATTACAGAACAG CCTGCAGCCACAGAAGAGCGCACTGCTGCTCTTCTATCCAGTCTGTGTGAGATGGGATTCTGTGACAGCCAGTTAAACCTGCGACTGCTGAAGAAGCACAACAATAATATGGTTCAGGTGGTAACTGAATTGCTTCAAATTAGTAATGGTGACTGGTATAGCAACAGATGCTGA
- the NBR1 gene encoding next to BRCA1 gene 1 protein isoform X1 — MEPQVNLRVNYRGETQSFLVSDTAHTTWADVEAMVKVSFDLDDIQIKYIDEDDDEVSVNSKEEYEEALKIAVKQGNQLQMNVYKESSPLKETSSCSWQLHEKTVTEKLAVLKDELTAQQKLNHNRTGRTNESPPEWFTSYLETFREQVVKETVEKLEQKLYEKLIQHNQSSEFSESCITTAPPSSETQTRNGSQPDWLISCCNCQARIVGVRYQCSLCPAYNICEQCEAGMYAHDPNHILLKLRRPMLCIAENYDVAQFSPCQPTTLEQVRLQKQIDKRFLKAEKQRLRAEKKQRKAEVRELKKQLKLHRKIHLWNSVPVLETSGSPTLKPENLQHSTIPSLSQHFQAVVPTLSAVFVDENLPDGTRLQPGTKFIKHWRMKNTGNVEWSSDTKLKLMWGNLTLASSEKKDVLVPSISTGQVGTVSVEFVAPTIEGTYTSHWRLSHRGEQFGPRIWCSIVVDPSPATDSLENSWKDFGKDNISSNKQDAYLKTERNAHVTGEIVEQAEISLPTCPLKMKNLASEREFYIPSVDLLTAQDLLSFELLDINIVQELERVPHNTPVDMTPCMSPLPHDSLLLEKPGLGQIEEENEGSGFKPMSGTCMVKMKTEHPLNQEEGEEDMSGTQFVCETVIRSLTLDAAPDHKPPQKNKSLKNSLQTFQDAFSCNVINEETSKIKTQSVSKKESKIHQSEAMAENGSDELLLSDERTDCITVRFDEDEGDDKDDVQSQGSSSSSEDYIIILPECFDTSRPLGESMYSSALSQPSLEKTGESETGAGNSEGERHPQMHSIGEVLTTSQTLAVVPLASEVVDTLPQTERNLASLQNHIFQEPNIPPSENVSSTPYNQIREEPSGEDRHESESSVFLTSIRKGSEHARHPQGGSIAGDLVKGALSVAASAYKALFAGPPITEQPAATEERTAALLSSLCEMGFCDSQLNLRLLKKHNNNMVQVVTELLQISNGDWYSNRC, encoded by the exons ATGGAGCCGCAAGTGAACCTTCGCGTCAACTACCGCGGGGAAACCCAGAGCTTCCTGGTGTCAGACACAGCGCACACGACGTGGGCCGACGTGGAGGCCATG GTTAAAGTTTCATTTGACCTGGATGACATTCAGATAAAATACATCGATGAGGATGATGACGAG GTGTCTGTAAATAGCAAAG aggaATACGAAGAAGCTCTGAAG ATTGCAGTTAAACAAGGAAATCAACTTCAGATGAATGTGTATAAAGAAAGCTCTCCTCTGAAAGAAACTTCATCTTGTTCTTGGCAACTGCATGAAAAAACAGTCACAGAGAAGTTGGCGGTTCTTAAAGATGAGCTGACAGCTCAG CAGAAGTTAAATCACAATAGAACaggaagaacaaatgaaagTCCTCCAGAATGGTTTACTAGCTACTTGGAAACA ttCAGGGAACAAGTGGTGAAGGAAACTGTTGAAAAACTAGAGCAGAAACTATATGAGAAGCTTATTCAGCACAATCAGTCTTCAGAATTCTCCGAGAGCTGTATTACAACAGCACCTCCCAGTTCAGAGACCCAAACAAGGAATGGTAGTCAACCTGACTGGCTAATCTCCTGCTGCAACTGCCAGGCTCGAATTGTTGGAGTTCGCTACCAGTGCAG TCTCTGTCCAGCCTACAATATTTGTGAGCAGTGTGAAGCAGGAATGTATGCGCACGATCCTAATCATATATTGCTAAAGCTACGAAGACCTATGCTATGTATTGCTGAAAACTATGATGTTGCACAGTTTTCTCCTTGCCAGCCCACTACTCTGGAGCAAGTTAG GCTCCAGAAGCAGATAGACAAAAGATTTctgaaggcagaaaagcagaggttacgagcagagaagaaacagcGAAAGGCAGAGGTCCGAGAGCTCAAAAAGCAGCTAAAGTTGCACAGGAAAATTCATCTGTGGAACTCTGTCCCTGTATTGGAAACCAGTGGCTCGCCAACTCTGAAGCCAGAAAATCTCCAACACAGTACCATACC GAGTCTCAGTCAACACTTCCAAGCAGTTGTCCCAACACTGAGTGCAGTTTTTGTGGATGAGAATTTGCCAGATGGGACTCGCTTGCAGCCAGGAACAAAGTTCATCAAGCACTGGCGAATGAAAAATACTGGCAATGTGGAATGGAGCTCAGACACAAAG ctgAAACTTATGTGGGGAAATCTCACTTTGGCATCTTCTGAGAAAAAGGATGTGTTGGTACCATCCATATCAACAGGACAAGTTGGGACTGTTTCAGTTGAGTTTGTGGCTCCCACTATAGAAGGAACTTATACCTCTCACTGGAGGCTGTCACACAGAGGGGAACAGTTTGGACCTAGAATCTGGTGCAGTATTGTTGTGGATCCCTCCCCAGCTACTGACTCTTTAGAAAACAGTTGGAAGGATTTTGGTAAAGATAATATATCCAGTAACAAACAG GATGCTTActtgaagacagaaagaaatgctcACGTTACAGGTGAAATTGTGGAACAGGCTGAGATATCTCTGCCAACTTGtcctttgaagatgaaaaatctAGCCAGTGAGAGAGAATTCTATATCCCATCTGTTGATCTTCTCACTGCACAG GATTTGCTGTCCTTTGAGCTATTGGACATCAATATTGTACAGGAATTGGAGCGAGTGCCACACAATACTCCTGTTG ACATGACTCCATGCATGTCCCCTTTGCCACATGATAGCCTCTTGCTAGAGAAACCTGGCTTAGGTCAGATAGAGGAGGAAAATGAGGGGAGTGGATTTAAACCAATGTCTG GTACTTGTAtggtgaaaatgaaaactgaacatCCACTGAACCaagaagaaggggaagaagatATGAGCGGGACTCAGTTTGTCTGCGAAACTGTAATTCGCTCTCTGACTCTGGATGCTGCACCTGACCATAAGCCcccacaaaaaaataaatccctgaAGA ATTCTTTGCAAACATTCCAAGACGCTTTCAGTTGTAATGTGATAAATGAAGAAACTTCTAAGATAAAAACTCAGTCTGTTTCTAAAAAGGAATCAAAGATCCATCAGTCAGAGGCAATGGCAGAAAATGGCAGTG ATGAGCTTCTACTATCTGATGAGAGAACAGACTGCATTACTGTCAGATTTGACGAAGATGAAGGTGATGATAAAGATGATGTTCAAAGTCAAGGCTCGTCATCTTCATCAGAGGATTATATCATTATTCTCCCTGAGTGCTTTGATACCAGCCGTCCTTTAGGGGAGTCCATGTATAGTTCAGCTCTTTCTCAGCCCAGCCTGGAAAAGACAGGAGAATCTGAAACAGGGGCAGGGAATTCAGAAGGGGAAAGGCACCCACAGATGCACAGCATCGGTGAAGTTTTGACAACTTCACAAACACTGGCTGTAGTACCGTTGGCCTCGGAAGTTGTGGACACCTTACCCCAGACAGAAAG aaatcttgCATCTCTTCAGAATCATATCTTCCAAGAGCCAAACATACCACCTTCAGAGAACGTCTCTTCCACTCCTTATAATCAAATAAGAGAAG aacCTAGTGGTGAAGACAGGCATGAATCAGAATCTTCTGTATTTCTAACTAGTATCCGGAAGGGCTCAGAACATGCAAG GCACCCACAAGGAGGCAGTATTGCAGGAGATCTAGTTAAAGGAGCTTTGTCAGTTGCTGCCTCTGCCTACAAAGCATTATTCGCTGGACCACCCATTACAGAACAG CCTGCAGCCACAGAAGAGCGCACTGCTGCTCTTCTATCCAGTCTGTGTGAGATGGGATTCTGTGACAGCCAGTTAAACCTGCGACTGCTGAAGAAGCACAACAATAATATGGTTCAGGTGGTAACTGAATTGCTTCAAATTAGTAATGGTGACTGGTATAGCAACAGATGCTGA